A stretch of the Clostridium fungisolvens genome encodes the following:
- a CDS encoding glycoside hydrolase family 78 protein, which produces MRVKNLRTNHITNPLGFELGKLRMSWITEDTVSKFQTAARVEIALDEAFENIVFDSGIREDIDSLAFYPEMKLSVRTRYFWRVTVWGDSGDFATSETAWFETAKLEEPWTAKWVTPSLDKELHPIIRKEFKLPSEVISARVYMCGLGLYEFEVNGRKASEEYFAPGFNAYDFWLQYQTYDITELLKEGDNCLSVMLGNGTYKGRYGFDGGYNELYGDKFALICEIVVTLKNGMTAVIGTDESWKAIEAPVKFSGVYDGEVYDANAEIEGWSKPGIDERNWSAVELIDIGYEKLTARLSLPVKIKEEIKPIEIIHTKKGETVLDMGQNMTGWIRFKASAEKGQELLLEFGEILQDDCFYRDNLRTAKAEFRYISDGTSKVVQPHFTYYGFRYVKLTGFKEVSLEDFTGCVIYSDLELTGSIETSNPLVNKLFKNAQWGQKGNFLDVPTDCPQRDEKMGWTGDAQVFASTACFNMYSPAFYTKYMYDLREEQKRLGGSVPFVVPSIKPKNPVGIVNGNGSTAWGDAATIIPWTLYLHYGDKELLAQQFDTMKDWVDYIKGIDDNTGGRRLWTVGFHFADWLALDAKNPAELTGGTDKYYIASAYYCYSAKLVAKASKILGKIELSEEYSNLAEEIKQAILREYFTPNGRSAINTQTAMIVALYMDLVPEDHRERTIKDLREKLDGDNMHLTTGFVGTPYFCRVLSENGSNEDAYRLLLNDDYPSWLYAVKLGATTIWERWNSVLPDGTIGDTGMNSLNHYAYGSIAEWMYRNMCGINPVEDVPGFRKIRLKPTPHGSLKYAKANFNSPNGPIESGWKLSDEGILTFEFEIPFNTTAELILPDALLENVKIYGSSLIESDIDAVQEGSNVVCKLTAGRYNFEYMPSKEYRYIYNLDNKLCELINNVEVKEILDEVIPSLVNNQVLSFLFQNTLKQISCGGMDLGIDWNYALNKIDSELKSKAISIL; this is translated from the coding sequence ATGAGAGTGAAGAATTTAAGAACCAATCATATTACAAATCCATTGGGTTTTGAATTAGGGAAACTTCGTATGTCTTGGATTACAGAGGATACAGTTTCTAAATTTCAAACTGCAGCAAGGGTAGAAATAGCTTTGGATGAGGCTTTTGAAAACATAGTTTTTGATAGTGGTATAAGAGAGGATATAGATAGTTTGGCTTTTTATCCAGAGATGAAGTTAAGTGTTAGAACTCGTTATTTTTGGAGAGTTACTGTTTGGGGAGATAGTGGCGATTTTGCAACTAGTGAAACAGCATGGTTTGAAACAGCAAAGCTTGAAGAACCATGGACAGCTAAATGGGTTACTCCAAGCCTTGATAAGGAGCTTCATCCAATAATAAGAAAAGAATTTAAGCTTCCATCGGAAGTAATTTCAGCAAGAGTTTACATGTGTGGACTTGGACTTTATGAGTTTGAAGTGAATGGAAGGAAAGCTAGTGAAGAGTATTTTGCTCCCGGTTTTAATGCCTATGATTTTTGGCTTCAATATCAAACTTATGACATTACAGAGCTCCTTAAAGAAGGGGATAACTGTTTAAGTGTAATGCTAGGCAATGGAACTTATAAAGGTAGATATGGCTTTGACGGTGGATACAATGAGCTTTATGGAGACAAGTTTGCTTTAATCTGTGAAATAGTAGTTACCTTAAAGAATGGTATGACTGCAGTTATTGGGACTGATGAAAGCTGGAAAGCCATAGAGGCACCAGTTAAATTCAGTGGAGTATATGATGGAGAAGTTTATGATGCTAATGCTGAAATAGAAGGATGGTCAAAGCCAGGTATTGATGAGAGAAATTGGAGTGCTGTAGAACTAATAGATATTGGATATGAAAAGCTAACGGCAAGACTAAGCCTTCCAGTAAAGATAAAAGAAGAGATTAAGCCTATTGAAATAATACACACCAAAAAAGGTGAAACAGTATTGGATATGGGGCAAAACATGACAGGATGGATAAGATTTAAGGCTTCTGCTGAAAAGGGACAAGAACTTCTATTAGAGTTTGGAGAAATCCTTCAGGATGATTGCTTCTATAGAGATAACCTTCGTACGGCAAAGGCAGAGTTTAGATATATAAGCGATGGAACTAGTAAAGTGGTTCAGCCACATTTCACATATTACGGATTTAGATATGTAAAACTTACTGGATTTAAGGAAGTTAGTTTAGAAGACTTTACAGGCTGCGTAATATACTCAGATTTAGAGTTAACAGGAAGCATTGAAACTTCTAATCCACTTGTAAATAAATTATTTAAAAATGCTCAATGGGGACAAAAAGGAAACTTCTTAGATGTGCCAACGGATTGTCCTCAACGTGATGAAAAGATGGGATGGACAGGAGATGCTCAGGTATTTGCATCCACAGCTTGCTTTAATATGTATTCACCAGCTTTTTACACTAAATACATGTATGACTTACGTGAAGAGCAAAAGAGACTAGGTGGTTCGGTACCATTTGTTGTACCTTCTATTAAACCTAAAAATCCAGTGGGGATAGTTAATGGAAATGGATCAACTGCTTGGGGAGATGCTGCAACAATTATTCCTTGGACCTTGTACTTACATTATGGAGATAAGGAGCTTTTAGCACAGCAGTTTGATACTATGAAGGACTGGGTGGATTATATCAAAGGTATCGATGACAATACTGGAGGAAGAAGACTTTGGACAGTGGGCTTCCACTTTGCCGATTGGTTAGCTTTAGATGCAAAGAACCCTGCAGAATTAACTGGTGGAACGGACAAGTACTATATAGCTTCAGCTTATTACTGCTATTCAGCAAAATTAGTTGCTAAGGCTTCCAAAATATTAGGCAAGATAGAGTTATCAGAAGAATACTCAAACCTAGCTGAAGAAATAAAACAAGCCATATTAAGAGAGTATTTTACACCTAATGGAAGAAGCGCAATAAATACCCAAACTGCAATGATTGTAGCTCTTTATATGGATTTAGTTCCAGAAGATCATAGAGAAAGAACTATAAAGGACTTAAGAGAAAAATTAGATGGAGACAATATGCATCTAACTACTGGCTTTGTTGGCACTCCTTATTTCTGCAGAGTATTATCAGAAAATGGCTCAAATGAAGATGCTTATAGACTTTTATTAAATGATGATTATCCAAGCTGGTTATATGCAGTAAAGCTTGGAGCAACAACTATTTGGGAACGTTGGAATTCTGTACTTCCAGATGGAACTATTGGTGATACAGGCATGAACTCTCTAAACCACTATGCTTATGGTTCTATTGCAGAATGGATGTATAGAAATATGTGTGGAATTAACCCAGTTGAAGATGTACCTGGATTTAGAAAGATAAGACTTAAGCCAACACCACATGGAAGCTTAAAATATGCGAAGGCAAACTTTAATTCTCCAAATGGACCTATTGAAAGTGGATGGAAATTAAGTGATGAAGGAATATTAACCTTTGAATTTGAGATTCCATTTAACACCACAGCAGAGTTAATACTTCCTGATGCATTACTAGAAAATGTGAAGATATATGGAAGTTCATTAATTGAAAGTGACATAGATGCGGTTCAAGAAGGTAGTAATGTAGTTTGTAAGCTTACAGCTGGAAGATACAACTTTGAGTACATGCCTTCAAAGGAATATAGGTATATATATAATCTTGATAATAAACTTTGCGAATTAATTAATAACGTAGAGGTTAAAGAAATATTAGATGAGGTTATTCCAAGCTTAGTAAACAATCAAGTGTTAAGTTTCTTATTCCAAAATACATTAAAGCAAATAAGCTGTGGAGGAATGGACTTAGGAATTGATTGGAATTATGCACTTAATAAAATTGATAGTGAACTAAAAAGTAAAGCAATCAGTATTTTATAA
- a CDS encoding AraC family transcriptional regulator: MTIKELDKYLKTYTVDELFYKEYYLAKQDPVKLKEFIDKADMKLIKEKKLIVPDIDDVDIMEPYLLIEEYVFEHKKDYHILASKHFRYTPEFTHKHSFFEMIYVYSGKCEQNIMGDKIILKEGDICIVPPDVEHSISVFDDSVVINVIIRSTTFNDTFLEVLSEENILSSFFTKILYTKNYNNYIIFRTNNSDSIRSFMSNIIIESIENQQYSNKILDNFLMILFAHLLRDKKHTVELPQELQKSNKQLTSILTYIQGNYKTVTLEDLSKEFHFSVPYLSKLIKANTGHTFKEMIQTIKLNKAIELLASSDLKIRDISDLIGYEDDNHFIRTFKKVYGVSPNQYRKNIME; encoded by the coding sequence ATGACTATAAAAGAATTAGATAAATACCTAAAGACCTACACAGTAGATGAGCTTTTCTACAAAGAATACTATTTAGCCAAACAAGACCCTGTAAAACTTAAAGAATTTATTGATAAGGCAGATATGAAACTAATTAAGGAAAAAAAACTTATTGTCCCAGATATAGACGATGTAGATATAATGGAACCCTACTTACTTATTGAGGAATATGTATTTGAACATAAAAAGGATTATCATATTCTAGCTTCAAAACATTTCAGATACACACCTGAATTTACACATAAACATTCATTCTTCGAGATGATATACGTGTACTCTGGAAAGTGTGAGCAAAATATAATGGGTGATAAGATTATATTAAAGGAAGGCGACATATGCATTGTTCCTCCCGATGTAGAGCACTCCATATCAGTATTCGATGACTCTGTTGTAATAAATGTAATAATAAGAAGCACAACCTTCAACGATACCTTTTTAGAAGTACTAAGTGAAGAAAATATTCTTTCTTCGTTTTTCACCAAAATCTTATATACAAAGAATTATAATAACTATATTATCTTCAGAACAAATAACAGTGATTCAATCAGAAGCTTTATGTCAAACATAATCATTGAAAGCATTGAAAATCAGCAGTATAGCAATAAGATACTTGATAATTTTCTAATGATTCTATTTGCTCATTTACTAAGAGATAAAAAGCACACGGTAGAATTACCTCAAGAATTACAGAAGAGCAATAAACAACTAACTTCAATACTTACTTATATTCAAGGAAACTATAAAACTGTAACCCTAGAAGATTTATCAAAGGAATTTCACTTTTCTGTGCCTTATCTAAGCAAGCTTATAAAGGCAAATACAGGCCATACTTTTAAAGAAATGATTCAGACCATAAAACTCAATAAAGCAATCGAACTTCTTGCTTCTTCTGACTTAAAGATACGTGATATAAGCGATCTTATTGGATATGAAGATGACAACCATTTTATAAGAACCTTTAAGAAGGTTTATGGTGTGTCCCCTAACCAATATAGAAAAAACATAATGGAATAA
- a CDS encoding MFS transporter, which translates to MSTNVNTSVNASTGKIGFFEKISYACGDFANNIIFSSMGAFLVFYYTDVAKVGAAAIGSIMLISRLLDGIIDIIMGFVVDRTKSKYGKARPWILRMSIPFAIATVLLFSVPNLGETGKLIYIFLTYNIVNIIYTSINVPYGTLSSLMTQDQYDRSVLNIVRMIFSLVSSLGITMLTLPVVNALGGGQKGWTMAYLIFGIIACVLFFITFFFTKERVGASAEVENVKKENVPVLEGLKGLFKNKYWVILTANGLANGVNMAISMGVNIYYATYILGNPNLVGTLSLAMLLPMIGGLFILAPFVKRFGKRNMNIAGNIITIVGYVITLLNPTNAGMVIIGAVIRGIGTAPGTGVGFAMIADSVEYGEWKTGNRTEGLVFSAQSYGGKAGSGLGGALIGWVLAAGGYVGGAAVQSAAAIYSIKALFIFIPIVVLVVQILLLVPYKLDKEYPTILKELQERNASKV; encoded by the coding sequence ATGAGTACAAACGTTAATACATCAGTAAATGCTTCTACAGGCAAAATCGGATTTTTTGAAAAGATATCTTATGCATGTGGTGATTTTGCAAATAATATAATATTTTCTTCAATGGGTGCATTCCTAGTATTTTATTATACAGACGTTGCAAAAGTAGGTGCAGCTGCTATTGGTTCTATAATGCTTATTTCACGTTTACTTGACGGAATAATTGATATTATAATGGGGTTTGTTGTTGATAGAACTAAGTCAAAGTATGGAAAAGCTCGTCCTTGGATTTTAAGAATGAGTATACCTTTCGCAATAGCAACTGTTCTGTTATTTTCAGTGCCTAACCTAGGTGAAACAGGCAAACTTATTTATATATTCTTGACTTATAATATTGTTAATATCATATATACTTCTATAAATGTACCTTATGGAACATTAAGCTCCTTAATGACACAGGATCAATATGATCGTTCAGTATTAAACATTGTTAGAATGATATTTTCTTTAGTTTCAAGTCTTGGAATTACAATGCTTACTTTACCTGTAGTTAATGCATTAGGTGGAGGGCAAAAAGGCTGGACAATGGCATATTTAATATTTGGTATTATAGCTTGTGTATTATTCTTTATAACTTTCTTCTTTACAAAAGAAAGAGTTGGAGCTTCTGCAGAAGTTGAAAATGTTAAGAAAGAAAATGTTCCAGTATTAGAAGGACTAAAGGGCTTATTTAAGAATAAATATTGGGTTATTCTAACTGCAAATGGTCTTGCAAACGGTGTTAATATGGCCATTTCTATGGGAGTGAACATTTATTATGCAACATATATATTAGGTAATCCTAATCTTGTTGGAACTCTTTCACTAGCTATGTTATTACCGATGATTGGTGGACTATTTATACTAGCACCTTTCGTTAAAAGATTTGGAAAAAGAAATATGAATATAGCGGGAAATATAATCACAATAGTAGGATATGTAATAACTTTACTTAATCCAACTAATGCAGGCATGGTAATAATAGGTGCAGTAATAAGAGGTATCGGAACAGCACCAGGAACAGGTGTAGGTTTTGCTATGATCGCTGACTCAGTTGAGTATGGTGAATGGAAGACTGGTAACAGAACTGAAGGCTTAGTATTCAGCGCACAAAGCTATGGTGGAAAAGCCGGATCAGGACTTGGTGGAGCTCTGATAGGTTGGGTTTTAGCAGCTGGAGGATATGTAGGAGGAGCAGCAGTTCAATCAGCAGCTGCAATTTATTCAATCAAAGCGCTGTTTATATTCATACCTATAGTAGTACTAGTTGTTCAAATATTACTTTTAGTTCCTTATAAGTTAGATAAGGAATACCCAACTATACTAAAAGAACTTCAAGAAAGAAATGCAAGTAAAGTATAA